Proteins encoded in a region of the Streptomyces violaceoruber genome:
- a CDS encoding LacI family DNA-binding transcriptional regulator, producing MTVTLADVAARAQVSPATVSRVLNGNYPVAASTRERVLKAVDELDYVLNGPASALAAATSDLVGILVNDIADPFFGIMAGAVQSEIGGPGGRAGGERLAVVCNTGGTPERELTYLTLLQRQRAAAVVLTGGAMEDETHQAAVAAKLRRLVEAGTRVVLCGRPPAPDTGAIALTFDNRGGGRELTEHLIGLGHRRLGYIAGPEERTTTRHRLEGHRTALAAHGIEEDPRWTVHGRYDREAGYEATLELLRRDPTLTAVVAANDTVALGACAALRDSGLRIPDDVSVAGFDDLPFSIDAVPALTTVRLPLAEAGARAGRVAMGREDAPVGGIATVRGELMVRGSSGGPRS from the coding sequence ATGACGGTGACACTGGCGGACGTGGCGGCCCGCGCCCAGGTCTCCCCCGCGACGGTGTCGCGCGTGCTGAACGGCAACTATCCGGTGGCCGCCTCCACCCGGGAGCGGGTGCTCAAGGCCGTCGACGAGCTGGACTACGTGCTCAACGGCCCCGCGAGCGCGCTGGCGGCGGCCACGTCCGACCTGGTGGGCATCCTCGTCAACGACATCGCCGACCCGTTCTTCGGCATCATGGCCGGCGCCGTCCAGTCCGAGATCGGCGGGCCCGGCGGCAGAGCGGGCGGCGAGAGACTCGCCGTGGTCTGCAACACCGGCGGCACCCCGGAGCGCGAGCTGACCTACCTCACGCTGCTGCAGCGCCAGCGGGCGGCGGCGGTCGTGCTGACCGGCGGCGCGATGGAGGACGAGACCCACCAGGCGGCCGTGGCGGCGAAGCTGCGCAGGCTCGTCGAGGCCGGGACGCGGGTGGTGCTGTGCGGACGGCCGCCGGCGCCGGACACCGGGGCGATCGCGCTCACCTTCGACAACCGCGGGGGCGGCCGGGAGCTGACCGAGCACCTGATCGGGCTCGGGCACCGGCGGCTCGGCTACATCGCGGGTCCGGAGGAACGGACCACGACGCGGCACCGGCTGGAGGGGCACCGCACCGCGCTCGCCGCGCACGGCATCGAGGAGGACCCCCGCTGGACCGTCCACGGCCGCTACGACCGGGAGGCCGGTTACGAGGCGACGCTGGAACTGCTGCGCAGGGACCCGACGCTGACCGCGGTCGTCGCCGCGAACGACACCGTCGCGCTGGGCGCCTGCGCGGCGCTGCGCGACTCGGGGCTGCGGATCCCGGACGACGTGTCCGTGGCCGGCTTCGACGACCTGCCGTTCAGCATCGACGCGGTGCCCGCGCTGACGACGGTCCGGCTGCCGCTGGCGGAGGCGGGGGCGCGGGCGGGGCGGGTCGCGATGGGGCGGGAGGACGCGCCGGTGGGCGGGATCGCGACGGTGCGGGGGGAGTTGATGGTGCGGGGGTCCTCCGGAGGGCCGCGGTCCTGA